One genomic segment of Paenibacillus xylanexedens includes these proteins:
- a CDS encoding DUF420 domain-containing protein: MGKNNKGEPNIQSPTSNKNFAGIIITISILANVIILLLFFAPSIGYKGDVTFDITVLPRFNAVFNSFTFIFLLAALIAIIKRNVKLHKRFILAAFSTTLLFLVTYLTFHYLSPETSKYGGEGIIRSIYFFILITHSILAALIVPLALFTLVWGWTNQLKKHRKIARWTMPIWLYVSSTGVVVYLMMAPYY, from the coding sequence TTGGGCAAAAATAACAAAGGGGAACCGAACATTCAGTCCCCGACGAGTAATAAAAATTTCGCAGGCATCATTATCACGATTTCCATTCTCGCTAATGTCATTATTTTATTATTGTTCTTCGCACCGTCAATTGGTTACAAAGGTGATGTAACCTTTGATATTACGGTGTTGCCGCGGTTTAATGCCGTGTTTAACAGCTTTACCTTCATCTTCCTGCTTGCAGCGCTTATTGCGATTATCAAGCGGAATGTGAAGCTGCACAAACGATTTATTCTTGCTGCATTCTCAACAACACTGTTATTCCTCGTGACCTATCTGACGTTTCATTACCTCTCACCAGAGACGTCCAAATACGGCGGCGAGGGCATCATTCGTTCGATTTACTTCTTCATTCTGATTACCCATAGTATACTGGCAGCCCTGATTGTTCCATTGGCGTTGTTCACACTTGTGTGGGGTTGGACGAATCAATTGAAGAAACACCGCAAAATTGCACGTTGGACGATGCCAATCTGGCTGTACGTCAGTTCTACAGGTGTTGTGGTATACCTGATGATGGCGCCATATTATTAA
- a CDS encoding cation:proton antiporter, producing the protein MEFILVLALILIFTKLAGDLSVRLGQPSVLGKLIVGVILGPALLGWVQQSDFVHYMAEIGVLLLMFIAGLETDLEQLKKNWKAAFAVAVGGVILPFVGGYGSAIAFGMSQTHALFFGLLFCATSVSISVQTLKDMNQLSSREGTTILGAAVVDDVLVVVLLAVMMSLLGTGAGDVSIGLLIGKKLLFFVIIFAAGWWLVPRVMKWMAPLRVTETVITTGLIICFLFSYFAEWMGVAGIIGAFAAGIAISQTKFKHEVETKIEPIAYGIFVPVFFVSIGLNVTFDGVGSQIWFIIVISLIAIVTKLIGGGAGARLTGFDRSSSIAIGAGMISRGEVALIIASTGLASGLLDSEYFTSVVIMVIVTTLVTPPLLKITFARKKGEKQVERGIEESHLSG; encoded by the coding sequence ATGGAATTTATTTTGGTTCTTGCACTTATTTTAATCTTTACCAAACTCGCTGGTGATCTATCCGTGAGACTGGGTCAACCTTCGGTATTGGGGAAATTGATTGTCGGTGTCATCCTAGGACCTGCGCTGCTCGGTTGGGTTCAGCAAAGTGATTTCGTACATTATATGGCTGAGATCGGGGTATTGCTGTTAATGTTCATAGCCGGACTGGAAACGGATCTGGAGCAGTTAAAGAAAAACTGGAAGGCGGCCTTTGCTGTGGCCGTCGGTGGTGTTATTTTACCTTTTGTCGGGGGATACGGTTCGGCCATAGCATTTGGTATGTCGCAGACACACGCGTTGTTCTTTGGACTACTGTTCTGTGCAACGTCAGTGAGCATCTCAGTGCAAACGTTGAAGGATATGAATCAGTTGAGTTCACGGGAGGGTACCACCATTCTGGGTGCAGCCGTTGTGGATGATGTGCTCGTCGTGGTTCTGCTCGCCGTCATGATGAGCTTGCTCGGCACAGGTGCAGGGGATGTCTCTATTGGATTGTTGATTGGTAAGAAACTTCTGTTCTTTGTCATCATCTTTGCAGCAGGCTGGTGGCTTGTGCCACGGGTCATGAAATGGATGGCCCCATTGCGGGTCACGGAAACCGTGATTACGACAGGACTCATTATCTGTTTCCTCTTTTCATACTTTGCAGAGTGGATGGGTGTTGCTGGAATCATTGGTGCATTTGCCGCTGGTATCGCCATCTCCCAAACCAAATTCAAACATGAGGTTGAAACTAAAATCGAGCCGATTGCTTACGGAATTTTTGTCCCGGTATTCTTTGTTAGTATCGGCTTAAATGTCACCTTTGATGGTGTGGGTTCACAGATTTGGTTTATTATCGTCATCAGTCTCATCGCCATTGTTACCAAACTTATCGGTGGTGGAGCTGGTGCCCGGCTGACCGGGTTTGACCGTTCCTCTTCTATTGCTATTGGAGCAGGCATGATCTCTAGAGGGGAAGTTGCTCTAATTATTGCTTCGACCGGACTTGCTTCGGGCTTGCTTGATTCGGAGTACTTTACCAGCGTCGTGATCATGGTTATTGTGACTACACTGGTTACTCCGCCACTCCTCAAAATCACCTTTGCACGTAAAAAAGGGGAAAAGCAAGTCGAAAGAGGAATTGAAGAATCTCATTTGAGTGGGTAA
- a CDS encoding transcriptional regulator translates to MSIDFDEAYEVWMHSLLEKETNPRVLSRLENGLEHGTLEFLRSVWFPVMKNFNHLQPEWEVRDFHNGYRYLDLAYMPGNGVKGGIEIQGYGPHARDLDVRRFKDLCWRHCLLTLDDWIFLPIAYLSIKDEPKRCQQLVLSFMGKFIATDVQTSLNWIEAETVRYARRIIRPFAPSELATHLRITDQHARRVLHSLIDQQVLHVASGAQRYRTYILRT, encoded by the coding sequence ATGAGCATTGATTTTGATGAGGCTTACGAAGTTTGGATGCACTCCCTTCTGGAGAAGGAAACGAACCCCAGAGTGCTGTCCAGACTAGAAAATGGACTTGAACATGGCACATTGGAATTTTTGCGTTCAGTCTGGTTTCCGGTGATGAAAAACTTTAATCATTTGCAACCGGAATGGGAGGTACGGGACTTTCATAACGGCTATCGGTATCTGGATCTTGCATATATGCCAGGTAACGGTGTTAAGGGAGGTATTGAAATCCAAGGATACGGGCCACATGCCCGTGATCTGGATGTAAGGCGCTTTAAAGATTTATGCTGGCGGCATTGTCTGCTAACGCTTGATGATTGGATTTTTCTGCCGATCGCTTATCTCTCCATTAAAGACGAACCGAAACGGTGCCAACAGCTTGTGCTCTCTTTTATGGGAAAATTCATTGCTACGGACGTACAGACATCCTTAAATTGGATTGAAGCCGAGACTGTACGTTATGCTAGACGCATCATTCGTCCATTTGCTCCCTCGGAACTAGCAACGCACCTGCGAATCACGGATCAGCATGCTCGAAGAGTTCTTCACAGCCTGATTGATCAACAAGTATTACATGTCGCTAGTGGCGCTCAACGATATCGAACCTATATCTTACGAACATGA
- a CDS encoding DedA family protein: MEFAKEFIGQYGYFAIYGLLALGVIGMPIPDEVMMTFVGYLASISVLNYSVSIAVSFGGAFTGGLLSYMIGKKAGRPLVEKYGKWVGVNAKRFSRVESWFLKYGYWSIILGYFIPGIRHLMCCFSGISKMAIGRYVVVSGIGAFVWCVVFISIGFYVGVLT; encoded by the coding sequence ATGGAATTTGCAAAAGAATTTATTGGTCAATATGGTTATTTCGCAATATACGGACTACTGGCTCTTGGCGTTATTGGCATGCCGATTCCGGATGAGGTGATGATGACTTTTGTCGGTTATCTCGCCTCCATCTCGGTATTGAATTACTCCGTATCCATCGCCGTCAGTTTCGGTGGCGCATTTACCGGAGGGCTGCTGAGCTACATGATTGGCAAGAAAGCGGGCAGGCCGCTGGTTGAAAAATACGGCAAGTGGGTCGGCGTTAATGCCAAACGATTCAGCAGGGTGGAGTCGTGGTTCCTCAAATATGGGTATTGGTCCATCATCCTGGGTTACTTCATTCCAGGCATTCGTCATCTGATGTGTTGTTTCTCCGGGATTAGCAAGATGGCAATTGGCAGGTACGTAGTTGTATCGGGCATTGGTGCATTCGTCTGGTGTGTTGTCTTTATCTCGATTGGTTTTTATGTTGGCGTGTTAACTTAA
- the pssA gene encoding CDP-diacylglycerol--serine O-phosphatidyltransferase codes for MKSLPSILTLGNLSSGMLAVIMAIHGEFALAVMMIWVAMFFDLFDGYAARKLHCEGEFGKSLDSLADVVSFGTAPVLILYLNSMLEVSVLGMALTALFPICGALRLARYNCQKTPSSGFVGMPITFAGGLMSFFALWSPYFTHGVAYLVIIVLSGLMVSQIRFPSLKQVLASHEKDIVEPK; via the coding sequence ATGAAGTCTTTACCATCGATTTTAACCTTGGGGAATCTGAGTTCAGGCATGCTGGCAGTCATTATGGCTATTCATGGTGAATTTGCCCTGGCTGTGATGATGATATGGGTAGCGATGTTCTTTGATCTGTTTGACGGGTATGCGGCTCGTAAATTGCACTGTGAGGGTGAGTTCGGCAAGTCCCTGGACTCGCTGGCGGATGTAGTTTCATTCGGAACAGCGCCCGTGCTGATTCTGTACCTGAATTCCATGCTTGAAGTGAGTGTGCTGGGGATGGCACTGACTGCATTGTTTCCGATTTGCGGTGCTTTGCGTCTGGCCCGTTATAACTGTCAGAAGACACCAAGCAGTGGTTTTGTCGGAATGCCGATTACATTTGCGGGAGGTCTGATGTCCTTTTTCGCACTCTGGAGTCCTTATTTCACACATGGTGTAGCCTATCTTGTCATTATTGTATTATCCGGTCTCATGGTGAGCCAAATCCGATTCCCGTCTCTAAAACAAGTGCTAGCCTCACATGAGAAGGATATTGTGGAACCGAAATAA
- a CDS encoding sensor histidine kinase, whose product MRRNGVTMKLFLVMAGCLVLLYGTTVFAQLVWFPDFYQHQKVSSMKKKLSKFEQQYSNGHWSDLQLAKETGKFMRQNQSHLVILTNKGRLVNDPFHITLLQEDGSHVKVSLSLFINSENAGWITSHLKYGQELTVRGPASESMVYPFKIQDATSAAWGTESFQESIEPVKEWSGVLTEVVLPNLATWSQRQGLLVQALDSRFPLSTEDQLALANGKMLNEEWMDSWSGVRNVITIAPVHRSGPEQQLIFSLTSLQEMREANEATRLFYAYFGIGAFILILLLALLLSRIVTKPLLALNHVAKKMSTLDFTVKSPIRRNDEIGSLSNSLNALSGTLGQTLEELRQANTQMRTDMEMKQEIEQRQRKFFADASHELKTPISIIKGYSEGLKDGVSESKRERYIEIIADEAIKMETMVEEMLDLVRLESSAVQLNTDAVALADMIEDIAGRLGPQLKDKGLDVVLVSTTEQTVEGDRSKLEQVIFNIMMNAIRHAIPHTDITIEISRREGFVHISIENKGEQIAEAERQYIWERFYRVERSRNRKMGGTGLGLAIAKQILDLHGCSYGVENTLDGVRFYIIFPKA is encoded by the coding sequence ATGAGAAGAAATGGCGTAACGATGAAGCTTTTCCTGGTCATGGCAGGATGTCTGGTTCTTCTATATGGGACGACGGTTTTTGCCCAGTTGGTCTGGTTCCCCGACTTCTATCAGCATCAAAAGGTCAGCAGTATGAAGAAAAAGCTGTCAAAGTTCGAACAGCAATATTCCAATGGACATTGGAGTGATTTACAGCTAGCCAAGGAGACCGGGAAATTCATGCGTCAGAATCAGTCACACCTGGTCATTCTGACGAATAAAGGAAGACTGGTTAATGACCCGTTTCACATTACGTTGCTTCAAGAGGATGGAAGTCACGTGAAGGTGTCCTTGTCCTTGTTTATCAATAGTGAGAATGCTGGCTGGATTACATCCCATCTGAAATATGGGCAAGAACTTACGGTGCGAGGCCCGGCCAGCGAATCCATGGTCTATCCATTCAAAATCCAGGATGCCACTTCTGCCGCATGGGGAACAGAAAGCTTTCAGGAATCAATTGAACCGGTAAAGGAATGGTCAGGCGTATTGACCGAGGTCGTTCTTCCCAATCTGGCAACGTGGAGTCAGAGGCAGGGACTGCTGGTGCAAGCCCTGGATAGCCGGTTCCCGTTGTCCACCGAAGACCAACTGGCCTTGGCGAATGGCAAAATGCTCAATGAAGAATGGATGGATAGCTGGAGCGGAGTTCGCAATGTCATCACCATTGCTCCAGTGCATCGTTCTGGACCCGAGCAGCAACTGATTTTCTCGCTCACCTCTCTACAGGAGATGAGGGAAGCGAATGAGGCAACACGTTTGTTCTATGCGTATTTCGGCATTGGGGCATTTATATTGATTCTGTTGCTGGCGTTACTCCTGTCCCGAATTGTAACAAAGCCGCTTTTGGCCTTGAACCATGTCGCCAAGAAAATGTCTACGCTGGATTTCACGGTGAAATCACCCATCCGGCGTAATGATGAAATCGGCAGTCTGTCTAACAGCCTTAATGCCTTATCGGGAACCTTGGGTCAGACACTGGAAGAGCTGAGGCAGGCCAACACGCAGATGCGTACAGATATGGAAATGAAGCAGGAGATTGAACAGCGACAGCGCAAGTTTTTTGCCGATGCATCACATGAACTTAAGACACCAATCAGCATTATTAAGGGATATTCTGAAGGGCTGAAGGATGGCGTGAGTGAGAGCAAACGGGAGCGTTACATTGAGATCATTGCCGATGAGGCGATCAAAATGGAAACGATGGTTGAAGAGATGCTGGATCTGGTGCGACTGGAATCCTCAGCGGTTCAATTGAATACGGATGCTGTTGCACTGGCTGACATGATTGAAGATATCGCCGGCCGTCTGGGTCCACAACTGAAGGACAAAGGATTGGATGTGGTGCTTGTATCCACAACAGAACAGACGGTTGAGGGTGACCGAAGCAAGCTGGAGCAAGTTATTTTCAATATCATGATGAATGCTATACGTCATGCGATACCACATACCGATATAACTATTGAGATTAGCAGGCGTGAAGGTTTTGTCCATATTTCCATTGAGAACAAGGGCGAGCAGATAGCGGAAGCTGAGCGGCAGTATATATGGGAGAGGTTCTATCGGGTAGAGCGCTCGCGTAATCGTAAAATGGGGGGGACCGGGCTTGGTCTAGCCATTGCGAAGCAGATTCTTGATCTGCATGGGTGCAGTTATGGAGTGGAGAATACTCTGGATGGAGTCCGTTTTTATATTATTTTTCCTAAAGCCTAG
- a CDS encoding response regulator transcription factor has translation MIRTVLLVEDESRIREIVADYFIKEQWNVIEAEHGVQALELLALHEVDLVILDVLMPEMDGWTLCGHIRSQSTVPIIMLTARSEDDDKIHGFQLGVDDYVTKPFSPRVLVARAETLMKRVEGAFGREQGVIRFGQVTLDPWARRLEKDGIEVELAPKEYDLMLYLVRNAGIVLSRDAILNRIWGFDFEGDSRVVDTHIKKLRSKLGDEAKCIRTVIGTGYRFEAEA, from the coding sequence ATGATCAGAACAGTGCTTCTGGTGGAAGATGAAAGCCGCATTCGTGAGATTGTGGCCGATTATTTCATAAAAGAACAATGGAACGTCATAGAAGCAGAGCATGGAGTACAGGCACTGGAACTGTTGGCTCTGCATGAGGTGGATCTGGTTATTCTGGATGTTTTGATGCCTGAAATGGATGGATGGACGTTATGTGGGCATATTCGATCCCAATCCACCGTACCTATTATCATGCTGACTGCACGGTCCGAGGATGACGATAAAATTCATGGATTTCAGCTGGGCGTAGACGATTACGTCACCAAGCCGTTTAGTCCACGTGTGCTGGTTGCACGTGCAGAGACATTAATGAAGCGAGTTGAAGGTGCATTTGGACGAGAGCAGGGTGTGATTCGCTTCGGACAGGTAACCCTTGATCCATGGGCCAGACGCCTGGAGAAGGACGGAATTGAAGTGGAACTTGCACCAAAGGAATATGATCTGATGCTTTATTTGGTACGTAATGCAGGCATTGTGTTGTCCCGGGATGCCATATTGAATCGGATCTGGGGATTTGATTTTGAAGGGGACTCACGTGTTGTAGATACTCACATCAAGAAGTTGCGTAGCAAATTGGGTGATGAAGCGAAGTGTATCCGGACAGTGATTGGCACCGGATATCGTTTCGAGGCAGAAGCATGA
- the thiD gene encoding bifunctional hydroxymethylpyrimidine kinase/phosphomethylpyrimidine kinase: protein MTIPKTLTIAGSDTSGGAGIQADLKTFQELGVYGMTVLTTVVAMEPETWDHQVFPVELNVVEAQLRTVLDGIGFDAMKTGMLGSVDIIELVAKHIRRSGLPQIVIDPVMVCKGTDEVLQPENTEAMIEFLLPGADLVTPNLFEASQLAKSGPIRSKEQMEAAAAAIHAHGSKHVLIKDRGVISPGKAMDLLYDGTNYEWFEADVVGSGYTHGAGCTTSAAITAGLARGLSVKEAVREGKAFVTKAIAGGFPLNRFVGPTLHVAHRLEQQR from the coding sequence ATGACGATTCCAAAAACATTAACAATAGCTGGTTCGGACACGAGCGGCGGTGCAGGTATTCAAGCTGATTTGAAAACTTTTCAGGAGCTGGGTGTGTATGGCATGACCGTACTGACTACGGTTGTTGCAATGGAGCCCGAAACATGGGATCACCAGGTCTTTCCTGTTGAATTAAATGTAGTTGAAGCGCAGCTTCGCACTGTTCTGGACGGCATCGGTTTTGATGCAATGAAGACAGGTATGCTCGGTTCTGTAGATATTATTGAATTGGTAGCAAAACATATTCGCCGCAGCGGTCTGCCACAGATCGTTATCGATCCGGTAATGGTCTGCAAAGGTACAGACGAAGTTCTGCAACCGGAAAATACGGAAGCGATGATCGAATTCCTGTTGCCAGGTGCCGATCTGGTTACACCTAATCTGTTCGAAGCATCCCAACTGGCGAAGAGTGGACCGATTCGTTCCAAGGAACAGATGGAAGCAGCGGCAGCAGCAATTCATGCCCATGGCTCGAAACATGTCCTGATCAAGGACAGAGGTGTCATTAGCCCGGGTAAAGCAATGGATCTACTCTATGATGGAACCAACTACGAATGGTTTGAAGCCGATGTTGTCGGCTCCGGATATACGCATGGTGCAGGCTGCACGACGTCTGCGGCGATTACCGCAGGATTGGCTCGTGGTCTTTCAGTGAAAGAGGCTGTTCGTGAAGGTAAAGCCTTCGTGACCAAAGCGATTGCCGGCGGATTCCCGCTGAACCGTTTTGTTGGCCCGACACTGCATGTGGCACACCGTCTGGAGCAACAACGTTAA
- a CDS encoding ABC transporter permease, with protein MLKLIRLEMRKHRFARNFAGAGIANIAVLLFLIMIGFVDVGAKDYAYADYQTAFMIIDTFVRATFIIFAGALLSKLVISEYRNKTMNVMFTYPIQRHKIIAAKLIIVFGFTFVMIMVTDLLMGSLLLIVNQFYSFIPGSLTNQDIWGLLVKYSMSSLSAACMVLIPLFFGMRKHSVTTTMVSSILLVLIVCSGFNGSEVSIHSLIIIPLTLGAIGIWIASMSMVRLEIKDVN; from the coding sequence TTGCTTAAACTAATCAGACTTGAGATGCGGAAGCACCGTTTTGCACGTAATTTTGCAGGTGCAGGTATTGCCAATATAGCCGTTCTTCTTTTCCTGATCATGATTGGATTCGTGGATGTGGGAGCAAAAGATTATGCCTATGCCGATTACCAGACCGCCTTTATGATTATCGATACGTTTGTGAGAGCGACCTTTATCATATTTGCAGGAGCTTTATTATCCAAGCTGGTGATCAGTGAGTATAGAAATAAAACGATGAACGTCATGTTCACCTATCCCATCCAGCGTCATAAAATCATTGCTGCCAAATTGATTATTGTGTTTGGTTTTACATTTGTGATGATTATGGTTACCGATCTGTTGATGGGTTCACTGCTGTTGATTGTTAATCAATTCTACTCCTTCATTCCCGGATCATTGACGAATCAGGATATATGGGGACTTCTGGTGAAGTACAGTATGAGTTCTTTATCGGCTGCGTGTATGGTACTCATTCCCCTATTCTTCGGTATGCGTAAGCATTCTGTCACAACTACAATGGTCTCGTCCATTTTGCTGGTTTTGATTGTCTGCTCCGGATTCAACGGGTCGGAAGTTTCCATTCATTCGCTTATTATTATCCCTCTGACCCTTGGAGCAATAGGGATATGGATTGCTTCGATGTCCATGGTTCGTCTGGAGATAAAAGATGTGAACTGA
- a CDS encoding ABC transporter ATP-binding protein, protein MNYIARTIDVTKVYEGVEAVSNVNMNIKQGEIYGFLGPNGAGKTTIMKMLTNLVKPTTGEIELFGEKLTPTSYEVLKRMGSIIEYPFFYDRLSARENLELHCEYMGFHNKKIIDNTMETVGLKDTGKKPVKDFSLGMKQRLGLARALITTPELLILDEPINGLDPVGIREMRDLFKRLSNEYRITLLVSSHILGEIEQIADTVGVIRGGRLVEEVSMESIRGSQNEYIELQAVDIRKATYVIEHQLGLSNYKLVDDQTLRIYDPGIIPSELNTKLIQHGIEIESISKRAHSLEEHFMKLVKGDEDVA, encoded by the coding sequence ATGAATTATATCGCACGAACAATAGATGTGACCAAAGTATATGAAGGGGTGGAGGCTGTATCCAACGTCAATATGAATATTAAGCAAGGTGAGATCTATGGATTCCTCGGTCCGAATGGTGCTGGTAAAACAACCATCATGAAGATGCTCACCAATCTCGTCAAACCAACCACAGGGGAGATAGAACTGTTTGGGGAGAAGCTTACGCCGACCTCTTATGAAGTGCTGAAGCGAATGGGCAGCATTATTGAATATCCTTTTTTCTACGATAGACTGTCTGCTCGCGAGAATCTGGAACTTCACTGTGAATACATGGGGTTTCACAACAAAAAGATCATCGACAATACGATGGAAACGGTAGGGCTGAAGGATACGGGCAAGAAACCGGTCAAAGACTTCTCCTTGGGCATGAAGCAGAGGCTGGGACTGGCTCGTGCACTTATAACCACACCTGAACTGCTCATTCTGGATGAACCGATCAACGGATTGGACCCAGTAGGGATCCGAGAAATGCGAGATTTGTTCAAGCGCCTTAGCAATGAGTATCGCATTACCCTGTTGGTCTCCAGTCACATTCTTGGCGAGATAGAGCAGATTGCGGACACAGTTGGTGTCATTCGCGGTGGTCGTTTGGTGGAAGAAGTATCAATGGAAAGTATTCGTGGAAGTCAAAATGAGTACATCGAGTTACAAGCGGTGGATATCCGCAAAGCGACCTATGTCATTGAACACCAGCTTGGTTTGAGTAATTATAAACTGGTTGATGACCAAACGTTACGCATCTATGATCCGGGAATCATTCCATCGGAACTGAACACCAAGCTGATCCAACACGGTATTGAGATCGAATCGATATCCAAACGGGCTCATTCCCTGGAAGAACACTTCATGAAGCTTGTGAAAGGGGATGAAGACGTTGCTTAA
- a CDS encoding sensor histidine kinase, which translates to MTLIFASTTAILAIAVIGLWMSLRKRTQHLSYIHQKISAILDQGTFERLLVFNSDDQVSQLLKDMNQLLDHAHRAKAGYANQEKEMRNMLSNISHDLKTPLTVVLGYSETLLHSPSLTDQERKMMTEKIQDKAQEVLSLIHSFFDLAKLESGDTELVLSRVNISELCRLKMLSFYEMLTNLGLHVELEIPDGDLFVQANEESLDRVLDNLITNGMKYGAEGKVLGLSLDHSIGGPVTLQIWDQGKGIPESEHSRVFERMYTLEDSRNRLYQGSGLGLTITKRLVERMGGSIHLHSVPHQRTVFSVTLKAW; encoded by the coding sequence ATGACACTGATTTTTGCCAGTACAACAGCTATTTTGGCCATTGCCGTCATTGGATTGTGGATGAGCTTGCGGAAACGCACCCAACACCTGTCTTATATTCATCAGAAAATATCCGCTATTCTGGATCAAGGCACCTTTGAGCGTTTACTTGTATTCAATAGTGATGACCAAGTCAGTCAGCTTTTGAAAGACATGAACCAGCTGCTGGATCATGCGCACCGTGCTAAGGCCGGTTATGCTAACCAGGAGAAGGAGATGCGTAATATGCTCTCCAACATTTCACATGATCTGAAAACGCCACTCACCGTTGTGCTGGGATATAGTGAGACCTTGCTGCACAGTCCATCACTGACCGATCAGGAACGGAAGATGATGACGGAGAAAATACAAGATAAGGCGCAGGAAGTGCTGAGTTTGATCCATTCCTTTTTTGATCTGGCGAAGCTGGAATCTGGAGACACGGAGCTAGTGCTTAGTCGAGTGAATATAAGCGAATTATGCCGGTTGAAGATGCTTTCCTTTTATGAAATGTTGACGAATCTGGGGTTGCACGTGGAGCTGGAGATACCTGATGGTGATCTCTTCGTGCAAGCGAATGAAGAATCATTGGACCGTGTGCTGGATAATCTCATTACCAATGGAATGAAATATGGAGCAGAGGGTAAGGTACTGGGACTTTCACTTGATCATTCGATAGGTGGACCTGTGACGTTACAGATCTGGGACCAGGGAAAAGGGATTCCTGAGAGCGAGCATAGTCGTGTGTTCGAACGCATGTATACACTGGAGGATTCCCGCAATCGACTCTATCAAGGCAGCGGCCTGGGTCTGACCATTACGAAACGGCTAGTTGAGCGGATGGGTGGAAGTATTCACTTGCATAGTGTGCCACATCAACGGACTGTATTCTCGGTTACCTTAAAGGCTTGGTAG
- a CDS encoding response regulator transcription factor, with amino-acid sequence MVGPYLEKEGYDVTYAYDGLEAERQFSQSQPGYDLVILDLMLPRKSGMDVLQTIRAVSLVPVLILSAKDGEVDKALGLGFGADDYLSKPFSLIELTARIKAAIRRANYITPPVAEVAKDQRIHIGGLVVDMETYEVEREGRPVKLTSKEFGILKLLVTHPGKVFTKAQIYASFWNDHYYGDENIINVHMRRLREKLEAVPSAPQYIKTLWGIGYKLEAEQG; translated from the coding sequence ATGGTCGGGCCGTACTTGGAAAAAGAGGGCTACGACGTCACTTATGCATATGACGGCTTAGAGGCAGAACGTCAGTTTAGCCAGTCACAACCCGGGTATGATCTGGTTATTCTGGATCTGATGCTGCCCCGCAAAAGTGGGATGGATGTGCTGCAAACCATTCGGGCAGTCAGTCTGGTACCTGTGCTCATTCTGTCTGCGAAGGATGGGGAGGTGGACAAAGCATTAGGACTGGGCTTCGGTGCAGATGATTACTTGAGCAAACCTTTCTCGTTAATTGAACTGACTGCCCGCATCAAAGCTGCGATTCGCCGCGCCAATTATATCACTCCGCCTGTGGCTGAAGTGGCTAAAGATCAACGTATTCACATTGGAGGACTTGTAGTTGACATGGAGACGTACGAGGTGGAACGTGAAGGTAGACCCGTCAAGCTGACGTCCAAGGAATTTGGCATTCTGAAGCTGTTGGTTACCCATCCTGGCAAAGTGTTCACCAAGGCTCAGATCTACGCTTCCTTCTGGAACGATCATTATTATGGAGACGAAAATATCATTAACGTACATATGCGTCGTCTGCGTGAGAAACTGGAGGCAGTCCCTTCGGCTCCCCAGTATATCAAGACACTCTGGGGCATCGGGTATAAGCTGGAGGCGGAGCAGGGATGA